The DNA window GTCAAAGAGTGCAGTCTACCGAGCAGCTTGCCAAAAAGTTGGAATGAACTTTTGATCAATCATGAACAAGATTTTACAATTCGTAAAAGTTGGTGCCCAGGGGCAAACTCGAACCATCGTCAGATCGCTTGGAAACGCCTGTCCTGCAGCAACATCCAACGAAAATGCCACGACTCCTAAGCCGATTTCGTGGGAAGACGCGAAACCCTTCGATGAAATGCCTGGGCCAAAACCACTTCCGTTAATCGGAAATATTCATAGATTCTTACCCCTTATCGGTGAGTCAGAAagttgatgaataaaaaaaaaaaaaagaaaagagaagaaaaaaaaaaataagtaattgTTGATGCTCGTCCTACACGTTTTTTTCAACCACGTTTTAGGCGAATATTACGAGAAAGATAAGAAAGACAACAGTGTCTTCATACGGAAGATCAATGAGAAATTTGGCAATGTGGTACGAGTAGCTGGTCTACCTGCATTACGGCAATCCGTCTTTGTTTACGACCCTGACGAGGCCGAAAAGGTTTTCAATTGTTATTAggataagaaaattataatggGAATATGAAGAACAAGGATTTATACACCTCCCTTTAATCGTTTGATTTTAATCGGGATCTACTTCTCAGGTTTATAGAAACTCTGGTCAATGGCCGATGAGGGATGAGATAAAAACTCTTAACCGCTATCGAAGGGTGATACGGAAAGAGGTCTACGACGAAGCGTACGGTCTCCTAATTACGTAAGGAAATAAATacggtaaattaaaaaaattctaggtataaatataatgCAAGCAGAATGACCAAACCTAACCTCAGCCCTGTAATTATCGTCAACTAGGCAGGGAGAGGAATGGTGGAAGTTTCGAAGCGTCGTAAACAAAGTCCTGATGCGTCCCGAAATTACCAAACTCTACGTCGACGCCATAGACAAGATTGCCGAAGACTTTGTCAGAAGGCAAGTGagatgatattattatatacgattgaatttcaattcattcttcgTAATTAAATTCTAACGTATACATTATCGTTCGCTCATGCTGGGTGACTTGAACATGTTCAATCTTTCACCACGTCAATATTGTTCCAGAATTCGACTGAttcgaaacgaaaatttcgagatgccagaaaacttttcaaacgaATTGAACAGATGGGCTCTAGAGTGTGAGTATTGTAGAGTATTAATtcttcgattaatcgattgtatttttcgattgatCGGTTTTTCAGTTAATCGATTAGTCGACGGTTTCGATTCATATACCAATTGACCTGCAGTATTGTTGAGGCAacttcgattaatcgattattcgaAGAAGTGATTAATCGAAaccgtcgattaatcgattagtTGGACAACCGAAATCGTCGAGTAATAGATTAATGGGAAAAGGGATGAATCGAaatactcgattaatcgattaatcgatgattcgaaaaaacgattaatcgCTTAATCGCTCAGCACTAGTGagtctgaattttttccacaccGTAATTGTTCGCATGGAAAAAATACTAGGAATATTTCCGGATTCTTTCTTCAGCAATCGGGGTTGTTGCCCTGGACACGAGGTTCGGATGCCTAGAAGGAGACCTTTCTGAGGACTCCGAGGCGCAACGTTTGATACAGACGGTGTTGGCATGGTTCGAACTGTGGTACCAGCTGGAAGCACAACCGTCGCTTCACCACTGGGTAGACACGAAGAACTGGAAGAAGTTCATCTCAACGATGGATTATTTCAACGAGTGAGTATGTACGTGCGTAATTCACGAACTAATTTAATCACGTGAATATTGACTATGACGTTATCTTAGGACCGCGATGAAATACGTCAACGAGGCCGTAGAGAGGATAAAAAAGCACCCGAAAAGCGACGAGGAAGACAAGAGCGTTCTCGAAAGGCTGATCGCCGTCGATAAGAAAGTTGCCTGTGTCATGGCTCTGGATATGCTCCAGGCGGGTATCGATACCGTACGTATTTCACCTCGGTGTCAAATTAATTCTGTTCTGCACTCGTCGTGCACATCTGATTACGAGTGGTGAAATTCCTTGTTTTAGACTTCCCAAACTGCAGCGGTGTGTCTTTACTACCTGGCTAAAAATCCTGACAAGCAGGATATCCTGCGACAAGAGTTGACGGAGTATGCACCAGATGGAAGGATTACAGCGAAAAACAACGAGAAAATACCATACTTGAGGGCTTGCATGAGAGAGGCTGCGAGGTTCATTTCACTGCATATTAGAATTGCggaaatcttttttctttacgagTTGGCAATAGCgctgtgcgattaatcgattgatcgagAGCTTCGTATATCGTTTTTTCGTCTAATCGATTATTCGATTAATCCTTttccgattaatcgattaatggACGGTTTCGATTCATATACCGATTGACCAGCTGTGTTATTATGAAGCAACTTCGATTAGTTGGAATAACGATTAACTAAATCGTAGAttattcgattaatcgaaaaaacgaTCGATCGAAGCtgccgattaatcgattaatcacaCATTACCAATTGTAACACAGCTTTCGCCCTTTTCAGATTATCACCGATAGCATACGCGAATCAACGACTTTTACCTAACGACTTGGTCATCGGTGGTTATCAGGTGCCAAAAAAGGTGAGAACAGACAAGTATAGCATTTGAATTGGAACGGTTGTAATATTAAAAAGTTGAACACATCTTCAGTGATCAGTTATCTCACTTCTTAATTATTCACAACTGCTTCGGTTTTCAATTCTGGTCGCAGACTCCGGTCGTTCTTTGTCACATGGCGATGACAACAAACCCTCAAGTATTTCCCGAGCCGATGAAATATGTGCCCGAAAGATGGCTGAGATCAAGTCCGCATTTCAATAACGCCCACAAGTTTGCGATGATGCCGTTTGGCCATGGATCACGTATGTGCATTGGTAAAAGATTTGCAGAGATGGAAGTTGAGGCTCTTATTACAAAGGTAAATAAACGATTATCACAATTCCgaaacctttttttctctatggACTATCGCCTCgtaaatttccattttcccCTACTTGCAGATAATAACGAACTTCAATGTGTCCTGGCATCATAAAGACATGGAATTCACCAGCAAGATAATTAACGTGCCTAAAAGTCCGCTGAAGTTCAATGTGACCGATGTTTAAGGAAAAATTTAACCATAATCGGTGCtacattattttaaatattgtaacatACTTTTGTATAAGATTGctactttatttttattttggaaaataaacgTGAATACTATTTATGTGATAGAATTTGACTACCAGATTATACGAATATATTTTCGTCTTCCAAATAacgaattatgaaaaaatttcaaaacgattTCAGGGGTAAAATGTAATACAAAGAACAAGCTACGATATAGCTACATTTAAGAAGCTACACTTATCGATACTAGAGACACGAGCGGCGATGCCATTTATTGTACATGGCCTTGTCTCGCTGACGATAATCAATCTCAAATATTTCGTATCTAGATACAACGTAATTCATGACCGTAGCCAATCACAACAAACACGTGACGTTAGTGTCGAGGTTTTCTCTGCGTCATATTTGACAGAAtagaaattttcttaaattacGTAGAgtacaataatcaatattaaaagaatattgctaaaaaataatatgtatatgagaAAAAGACCGAACTTTTCCTATGCAAAATAAACTCCATTAATAATATTCATGACGTAGAGTTCAAGGAACTTCTCGAGTTTCAAGTCTTCGTTCTAATAACAATTATACGGTCAAGGTAATTTTCATACGCGTCTGATCGACTGTGCCAATTTTATTCAGTGCTTGACTTCGTCACGTTTTATTATAACTAAAAGTATCTCGAACaactaataaatttttattaccgttgaaagaaaattacaaactCATTTTTACAACCGACATATTTGAGCATCAGGTGCCGTCCGTAATAACGCGCcagaaataaaatgtatatttatagtTCTAGCACAAACTGAGAATGAGTTGGTTTAGATTTTACAGTTGTTCGTCCAATTTTCCGGAGAAATACTTCGGAAGCAGCGGCCATTAATCTTTGCAACAACGATTTATACCGATTAAACGTTTATAGAAATAAACCCAATCGTGTGAGCATAATGAAAGACACGCCCTATTCGGTGGTACCGCTGCACAAGCGTATGGATCTAACGCGGCAGTGTGCAAAACTAGTAAATTCCGAATGGCCAAGAAGCGAAACGGCGCGGTAAGTTGAATTCGAGTAAACGTCGGTAAgtcgttgaaaacaaaaaaaaaaaaaataaaaaaagtccGACGGGTgtcggttgaaaaaatgtctgcgaatttttcagatatttcttttgaaattcatcatggtttgtgaaaaaaatatacaattgaAGTAGttgcagaaaattttgaaaaaaaaaaaaaagaatatcacCCGAATATCTTAAACGAATATTACTCCAAACTTCTCCACACATTCcgattgaaattatatattgatttaattgttatttactttctttttcacagGTTGAGAAGCTTGTACACTTCGTGTGATAAATTTCCTACGTGTCTTGTACTTTTGGATGATACAAATGTCGTGGGACATTGTAAAATATCCTTGGTACCAAATATGTGCGATTGTTGTTTCTTAGAATCTGGTGAATAAGATATTTTTCTAAACAGTATAGAATTATACGTATCGTAATTTGGCTCGTATTtcgtatcaaatttttacactcaCAACCTGACTTATTTATacttgtttataaaaatagtCATGCATTTGAAACCACTCGATTCcattttttacttgaaaaaaattatacgaagGAGAGGTTCCTTGCATaaataatgtgtaaaaaaaaaaaaaaaggttcaagaaactaaaaaatgtttcaataaatttcagttGTAATTGACCAAAAATGTAGAGGACGAGGTTTGGGTTCATTGCTCATGCGTCGTTCGGAAGAATATGTGTCAAAGAGAGGAATAACCAAGGTTCTTCTATCGACAAAGGGACAAGAGgagttttacaaaaaattggGATACAGAATTTGCGACCCGTTAAACTTGCATGAAAATTCATACCGCGAAAAAGATTCTGCACACTCTACTCCGCAAAAACAATCAAACACAACTACGTCGATAGGACCTCCTCCTCCACCCATGCCAAGTATACTAAGGAATACCAGTTTGCTATTTTCAGCGGGAAAAACATACATGATGAAGAACTTATGAACCATCGCATCATTTTGGTGGAATTGCAACGCTAATTATTAtctttattatcattattattaatgatattgtatttataaatgaaagccgcatacatgatatatataatttttctttctttttcaactaCTGGTTATGTAACAAATGACCTTATCAACAATGTGTAACCATGTAACACGTGTACAGTactatgtatatattacaatttCTGTGATATTCCCTGCAATCACCTCAACGGCTCCGCTTAAAATATACTTGTTTTATAACTATGTGTACCTGAGTCAGTAAAAATGTCCAATGAATTCAAACTTTCTTATCACATACACTATTTACTCCTGCCTAATTGCGAATATAATTCCAAACCAAGATATCGCAATCAAACTATACGCTACTTGCGAATGAAACTCTAGTCTCTCCGCGCTTTGATTTACTGCTACTTCGTTTGATAACAAATTTGTTGTATTGTAGATTTTCCAAAGACACGCATGCATTGCGATACGAAACCAATTGACCGACGATACAAATACCAAACTGGATCTATTGCACCattattcttaatttttcaataactaaGATAGACTTGATTTACACTTTAACTATAGCTGCACTAAACAGTTAAAATTAGAACGAATGAATATATCAAAAGAAGCTCTCACGATATTCAATATTGGTCAATTTGTTAAAACGATTTCTAATCTGATATTCCAGTACATCTACCAGAATTTTACTTCTTATtagacatttttcattttcaattccttACCAAACAACGAACTTTAAAAAACTTGTGTTTCCTTAGTTTTGTCTTTATGTCTGATTTACAGATTAAAAATATCTAATAAGGTCAACTGGAATGCTGCAAAAATGTTATCTGAGAATTGACAAAGCTGTTTTTTTGGATTAACGGAAAGTGATTCGTATTGTTAACTCGTCGCTCAGACAGTTAAAACAATAATAAGTCTTTTTCTAGCCCGATTCATGAATGCAAGAATTGGaaatagaagaataaaaaatgggTGTGCAAAAAATCGATTAGAATAGAATATTGTTGAATTGAACATTAcattattgatattttgtaCGAAAACTTGAGGAAAGACAACatgaagatttaaaaaattcaatcaattatcaAACATTCGCGATGCCACATACCTTGTGGTAGTGTTCTGGCTGGTTGAGACTTTCTATTAAAAAAGCGCCTAAATCATACTTAGATATAGCACGGCCGCTAGATTCATCGTACTTGATAACATATTTCGTGCTTGGAGCATCTGGAAGTAAAAGAGACATTCATGGTAAATCGGCAAGAGAAAATTGGAGAAACGATTTTCGTACCTCATACATTCTGCTCTGGAATTAAGCTAATTTTAAGAGCTCAAGAGTTACCTGCGATATGAGGTGGTAATACAGCAATCCATTTCAGCCCGCTCATTTTAGTTATTTCAAACTGGCGTTCGTGATCGGCATTCAAAGCCTTAAAAATTGCCGGCACCTTTTCAGGTGGGTAAAACAGGAAAGCTACAGAGCAACATACAAATTTGGATTTTACTTCTCAAAGCCTGCATCAACTCGGTTGAAGTTctcgatttaaaaaaaccCATAGATGGTTGTAGACTGAATCAGAAAAAAGAATCACCTGATAAACACACAGAGACCACTTCGACGTTGTGCTTTTTCATAGCATCGACTATGTTTTTCATACCATCAGAAAGTACCGTAGTCGGCGCTGCGAAGAACAAAACAAGAAACGAGTTTGTGTCTGTTAGTTATGGCAAATCTCGACGAGCAACAGTTTTTGTAAACATCGATTGTTCTGTCAAATTCAGAAATGCAgtgtgtacgtataaaatatcgCACATCAATTTCATAAATGCTGGCAGACCGATTGCAGCAAACGTAAATTCATTGCAGATATAATTTTGgctaataaaataaacatgcTTTCATCCAGCGAAAAgcaaaacaatatttcaactGTGAACTTCAGTTACGAAATGCCTTGATAATGGGTGCTGTGAACACTTGGGTCAacattcattgaaattaataagcGGTACTTGCAGCTTGACGAGTGCAAGTCAAAGATTTGTGTTATCACCTAGTTCGTTTCTTGTTCCTAGGACAACAACGACACCCTCCTGACCAGACACAGCGTTAGAAACTTGTTCTTGATTTGTAACATCGCCAACGACAACATTCACCTTCTCCTTAATGTCGAGCGGAACTTTAGCTTCGTCCCTCACAAAGGCTGTCACCTGCAGTCCTGGACGAATTAAACAACAACCTTGTTATACgacgtgaaaaattattgataagtACAAATAACAAGTTTCTTTcggctaatttttttggtatttggtaaaaaaaaatttgatggcTCGGATAAAATACGTAAAGCTTTGATAGCGTGATGAAAATATGCGAATTTGTGGTTCCGTTTCAAAAAAGGCCGATAATTTCATTATAGAGGCTTGCGATATTGTACTCACTCGATACACGAAAATTACGTAATGGTTTATAGTTaacctaaaaaaaatcaccttttTCAACCGCAGCGCTCAGAGCGCAGAGGCCAGTCATTCCCGTGGCCCCGAAAATAACAACTTTCTTAATCATCCTGATTAATGAGACAAATTTTACTGCCGAATGTACCACCGATTGCGAATCCTACAATGAATTACCCTCGAAGCCGGTCGAACGCTGGAGTTAACCGACCGATACAGGGATTGTTGATTCTCTCTGATTGTGGGATCACGCGTCAGTCAGCGGGGGGGATTCGGAGCGGCGTATAAACTTGAAACGACGATGAAATGCCGCTTTCCGCAGCGTCAATGCAATGGAATTCAATGCAATGTACCCGAGTATATTGCCGGTTAAAATTTCCTGGTAGAGTAAAATTAACAGGAAGCTAATTGCCTCGACGATAATCGATGCAACTAATGCGTTAGAACTGATTACAACCGTCTATAACGGCGTGCATGCGGCATAATGGGATTTTTactcgataatttttttcactgtcaTCGTCAATACATAATTAATCACGATTCGTATTCATTAATGCCACACGACGATGACTTGCGGCTTCTGACAACGAACGGCGACGCAATACAAATATTATTCCACTTGTCATTCCCCCTATACCCGGCACTGATTGCCACTGATTGTCCTACTTGAATAAACGAATATGAATTAGTTTGAACTACAcaatacataggtatataaaagATACAGAATTTAAATAtcgtacaaattatttgttttcacGCCGCAACTTACAGTTTTCAATatacaattgaatttcacttcTTGCTTTGTTTGCTTTCAGACAAGTTTTAGGGTCATGATAATAATACTTATTTCGTACCGTAATGACGTATATATCTTGAAATAAGGGCTtaacagccccattctatacgcaattctATGCAAAGACACtataatgcattttcatttgacacaaaaacaaagaactgacaataataaattcgtagaattcataCCATTTCTATATTTCTGCGCCAAAGGAAAATGTATCGGAGTATTTTTGATCGGAATTATGTGTTTAGAATGCGACTGTTAAGCCCTTTTTCGAGTTTtagatacgtggacttcgataaTTAGAGATATATAagtcaacgtcgaaatcgacctAGGCACCACCCTATTAAGTTACTGAATTGTGtacattttctttcacaaaatttcaaataaaccCAATCGTAGTTCGATATAGCATTGGATGGAGGTAAGCTTTTGTTATTCAACCAATAGTCCTCCTTTACCGACGCATTCGCAATACGAGACAGCTTTTAAGCTTCTTGATCAAACACCTCCACCATAGGTGACGATAGTATCGAGTATactctctgtctctctcgctCTGCGACGTGATTGGCTAAACATGCTCGCTCAGCCAATCAAGGCGCAGAGCGAGAGAGACGGAGTGTAACGCGATTGCCTTTACCTAGCACACAGAGAATGAGATGCTACTTGTGTGCGAGGGCTTGATATGCCATACTGATTCCAAGCCCTACTTCTGtcacatacgtttttacaccTGTATATTTACTCGGTTATGTTTCGAAAAACTGAATAACATTGCAATATCGACAAAATACTAATTCCATAATCAATATGGTGCCAGGAAGACCGCCAGTTCCTGGTTTGTTTAATCAGACATACGATACTTGCAGTAGCAAAAACATAACCTATGAACAAACTAATGAAACATCTATCCCCTGATTTTCGCCACTACAAATATAAACTACATACATTTAATAGATTTTCGTATAACTGGAGATTTTTGTCTAATGCGAACTATATTTCAGACAATCCACTGGGACTTTCATGGCATGACAGTGCCTTGATCCCGATGCTAAATCCGAGCAACATAATGGAgtatttttcggaaaaaagcAATCCGTTCTTTGACAGAACGTGCAACAacgaaatagtaaaaatgCAACGTCTCAATCCAGAGCAGTTAACGTAAGAAAACTCGTCACTAATACAGCTGCTGGGTATGTAATCACGCCTGAGAACGAATTACCGAggattacaatttttatttcagaaatatgaCAGGCCTTGAGTATATATTGTTACACGTTCAAGAGCCAATACTTTACGTGATAAGGAAACAAGAACGCCATTCACCCACCCAAGCCACCCCTTTAGCAGATTACTACATCATAGCAGGCGTAGTTTACCAAGCACCTGACCTAGGA is part of the Neodiprion virginianus isolate iyNeoVirg1 chromosome 5, iyNeoVirg1.1, whole genome shotgun sequence genome and encodes:
- the LOC124305850 gene encoding probable cytochrome P450 49a1 codes for the protein MNKILQFVKVGAQGQTRTIVRSLGNACPAATSNENATTPKPISWEDAKPFDEMPGPKPLPLIGNIHRFLPLIGEYYEKDKKDNSVFIRKINEKFGNVVRVAGLPALRQSVFVYDPDEAEKVYRNSGQWPMRDEIKTLNRYRRVIRKEVYDEAYGLLITQGEEWWKFRSVVNKVLMRPEITKLYVDAIDKIAEDFVRRIRLIRNENFEMPENFSNELNRWALESIGVVALDTRFGCLEGDLSEDSEAQRLIQTVLAWFELWYQLEAQPSLHHWVDTKNWKKFISTMDYFNETAMKYVNEAVERIKKHPKSDEEDKSVLERLIAVDKKVACVMALDMLQAGIDTTSQTAAVCLYYLAKNPDKQDILRQELTEYAPDGRITAKNNEKIPYLRACMREAARLSPIAYANQRLLPNDLVIGGYQVPKKTPVVLCHMAMTTNPQVFPEPMKYVPERWLRSSPHFNNAHKFAMMPFGHGSRMCIGKRFAEMEVEALITKIITNFNVSWHHKDMEFTSKIINVPKSPLKFNVTDV
- the LOC124305854 gene encoding flavin reductase (NADPH), whose amino-acid sequence is MIKKVVIFGATGMTGLCALSAAVEKGLQVTAFVRDEAKVPLDIKEKVNVVVGDVTNQEQVSNAVSGQEGVVVVLGTRNELAPTTVLSDGMKNIVDAMKKHNVEVVSVCLSAFLFYPPEKVPAIFKALNADHERQFEITKMSGLKWIAVLPPHIADAPSTKYVIKYDESSGRAISKYDLGAFLIESLNQPEHYHKVCGIANV
- the LOC124305853 gene encoding mediator of RNA polymerase II transcription subunit 6 isoform X2, whose product is MVPGRPPVPDNPLGLSWHDSALIPMLNPSNIMEYFSEKSNPFFDRTCNNEIVKMQRLNPEQLTNMTGLEYILLHVQEPILYVIRKQERHSPTQATPLADYYIIAGVVYQAPDLGSVVNSRLLSTVHHLQSAIEEASSCSRYHPSKGYTWDFKNGKSLPAKKEVPVREEPSSLFQRQRVDMLLAELTPVEVKQEIKTEKKDMKPPPEKKPRTN